The following is a genomic window from Brachionichthys hirsutus isolate HB-005 chromosome 10, CSIRO-AGI_Bhir_v1, whole genome shotgun sequence.
CAGGTGAGCTCGGGAACCACAGGCAATGGCCATGTTCTCCTAAATGTACGGAGAAGCATCTTCAGGATCGGACTACCCGTTAAGAGCAGGAATATGTGAGGTAAGGGAACGGAAGAGGAACTCCACCACACCGGCTTAGGGTTGAGGTCATCAAGCGCCACCTCCAATTTCTCAATGTCAGGAAACTTTGTGGCTCCGTCAGCATCTGCCATTAGAATGAGTTTCCCTCTGGAGCTCATAGTTCCCTTTTCACAAGAAGGAAATCACAAAATCAAGTCCCGGCTGCTGTTCCTCTGCTCAGCAGAGACTCCCTGTAGATTGACATCTGCAGCATCACCATTCGCACAGCTCCTCCTTTCCCTCGGTTCTTCACCAGCGTCAGGACCCGGAGTTTGTCTGCACCATACCGCCCGGTGTGGCGCATAGCAACCTGGTAGGACACCACAATACAGACGTTACTATCGCTCTGAAGAGCTAAGCGCGCTGAGGAGGACATTTCCTGGAATGATTTAAAAACATCACCTCTGTGGTTTCGTCCGTGCTGCCGTCATCAACCACAATGACCTCATAGGTGAAGAAGGGGTGTCGCCTCTGCAGTGAACAATTTGCACACTCACTTGTTAAAGTTTGGTGCTTCCACCTAGTGGCCGTTCTGAGAATAACCGATCCCTTCTCATTGAAAGATAAGAGGTCAAATTGTGTCCatttaaacaaacaactaagttaattgaattttttttttaacgataTTTCCCATTTGGGGAAGAACACTCACTTGTCTGTTTTCTAAGTATTCCATAGCTTCATCCAACATCACAGGCACTGTAACGACACAGCCAGAACATAGCAGCATCTAGAAACCACCGCAGGTACGTAGATGCAACCAGAGACAACAATATTATCACATTTAAAGTGCATTATCCTCGATGTAAGTGAATGGTTTACTAACTAGACAATGGATAATGCACATTTCATTGTTCAACACAAGACTCATCTGTACCTTTATTAAATTGCATTGGAAATAAGCATATATTCgatcattaaaaacaaacttcTGCAGCTGCATTCAAACAAAGCTGaacgggaaaaaaaagcatcaataaATGCTCAAGTTCTTGACAGAAATAGGagtgtcagacccccccccccccccccaactcactCCGGAGCTCCTCGTTGTAGGCCGGGATCACCACAGAGAGCTGCCTGGAATGAGGATCATGCAGGCTTGGGAACGGCTCCTTCTCTCCCGAGGCGGTGATGAAGTATTTCTCCTTCTCGTGGCGCATCAGGCTCAGCTTTCCGGCGGTGAGATGTGCCATCAGGAGGACCTAAAAGGGAAACAATAGAACTCATTATTATTGGTGTAATAAGAAGAGTTCTTAttacagagcccccccccccccccccattgaagTCATTCCTCAGGATTAACCAAACCACAAATAGCATAGCACCACCAGAAGGAAccagataaatgtaaatgttaggTACTTTATTGAAGTTATTTATTACATGGAAAACATAAACACACCCTGGCCAGATGTTCATATTAACGCTGcagatttaaaatgtgaaaacaagCAATAACATAATCTCTCAACACAACACCAATTATTGTAAATACTTGCCACAATGAGAACTAGAGCTGCCAATGCGACCAAAGCTGGAACTGTATCGCAGAGATGCTCCATCGCCTCCAAGTCGCAATGCAGCCACTGACAAACTACTAGCCAAAGTGGCTAGCGAAAGATAGCTCCTCTTTGCTTTGACTATGTCTTCTCACCGGTTCTCAGGCTTACCAGGATGTACAACGTGTGCAAGATTTTACGACTGTCAAAGAGATTGAAACACCAAAATGGAATTATTTCCATAAACTTCCAATCACAAATGAACACAATGGCAACGCGGAAGCGACAGCTTTTAAACGACACATCATCAGTTTGAGACAAGAGAACACCAAAGATCTCTCGCGCGCCCTCTTGTAACTCAGACCGCCATCTATCGGACAGGAggggggacaacaacaacaacaactcctcaataaataacactatttaCAAAAGTGGGTTCACTGTTTGTTATCAGCTTTAATTGTAGACAATTAACTAAACTTGTAGAGATAacatataataatgataataataataataataataataataataattgtcacATGATTGTCGAATTGCTCTATTAAGCTTTTTTCACAGTAACTTGACATGCAGATCTCTGTGTTGACCAAGGTCAACGGGACTTGTAGAAAAAGCATGaaatgtttcacctctcatcaaAGTGTTTTCTTATGTTCTGAATGGCTGAAGGGAAGTTCAAgatatttatttagtgtttaAATCATACTTTCCGAGGCTGTAGGAAGGTAAATTTTACGCGGACTGCGTGCGAATTCTTGCTATTTCAGGCGGTTAAAGAAAGTCGCAGCGATTGGCCCTATCGGCTACCCGTAGCACATCAAATTCACGTGGTTTACCAAAACAACATGGCGGCTGGTTTCAAGTAAGACGAGCGATTCTTAGCTGTTGCACTAAAAATGTTAAAgaatgtgtattttaattttaattttagcgACGAGTCAGTTTTATTAAACAAGTTGAATTAGCGCTAATAATTTACTGATTTAAAAGAAAACGACTCCCATCTGGAAACACTGACATTTAGCATTCATTGAGAATGTGCGCCCTTGTTGTATGTCGATATACGTACAATATTTACAGCACCGCATGAATAATCAACCATCACAAGCGAATGGGTTACACGCATCGCCCCCTGCTAGCCTTTGTGcagaaatgcatttatatttCTCATTCTCATTAAGCTGAAAACCGCatttctcttctcctccaggaTTGCTGAGCCTCTGGAATACCACAGGAGATTCCTGGTAACAAAAAGCGTGCCCGCATTCAACCCGTAGATGAGTGAAGCTTTGTTCTGCTGAGTGACTTATGAATGGTTTTCTTATTTATCGTGTTTTCAGAAAGAAAACTGTCGACCTGATGGACGGGAGCTGTTAGAATTCAGAACCACAACACTGAACATCGGTGAGACACACAGcgctgtttcttcttcttcacgtTGTCTGTGATGCATCACTGGTCTCAGGGCTGATCTATAATACATCCCCTGCTCAGGGTCCATATCGACGGCGTGCGGTTCAGCCGTGGTGAAGCTCGGAAACACGACGGTCATCTGTGGAATCAAAGGGGTAAAATAACGACGGGCCCATGAAACACGTCCTGAACGCCACGCAGAGATCTACAGATGCTTGTTTTCTTCATCGCAGGAGCTCGCAAACCCTACAGTGGAGGCGCCAGGGAAGGGTTACATCGGTACGTACAGAAGCAAAGGAAAGCAGGTGGCACTAATGTCCCCCCTCATTTCATTATTGCATATTATTCTGATCTGTCCCTCTTGTTTGTTCTGTTATTCTAATTTACTCAGATAATACCCATTTAAGTGCTGGTGATGCTTTGCCATTCAGTaactattgtgtgtgtgttgtatgcTTTTTATATGGCGATACCACACAGCTGCTAAATAACCGCTGACTTTACGTCCTCGTGTAGTGCCGAATGTGGACCTGCCGCCTCTGTGCTCCTCTCGGTTTCGGCCGGGTCCACCAGGAGAACAGGCCCAGGCTGCCAGCCAGTTCATCGCTGATGTTATTGAAAGGTGCAAGATTTTAAACTGCATTTAGTTTTCACTTCACTGCGCATACAGGCGTGTTAAACCTTCTGAATGCCTCGCCTAAGTTTGTTTGGGGGTGTTGCAGCGCTGAAATAATCCGGACGGAGGACCTGTGCGTCGAGAGAGGAAAGGTAAATGCTAGATTAGGAAGGTACACGGGTGTTCTGGGATTGTGTTGCGTTGTTGTCGTCATTGGTTCTgattctgcttcctgttgttgcAGCTCTGCTGGGTGCTCTACTGTGACTTGATGTGTCTGGACTATGATGGGAATGTGTTGGATGCCTGTGTCCTTGCCCTGCTGGCTGCTCTGAAGGACAGTATGTACAGGaaaagacacaattaaaaaGCAAGCGTTTCTATCGATTAAAAAAACtatgtttttaacattttttaacAACCAGCCGTGTTTTATtgaattaatatatatatatatattgacttTGTATTTTATGAAGTGCTTCTTTAGGCGCTCAATGCAGCTCTTTTCCCTGCAGCACAGCTTCCAGAGGTCACCATCAGCACAGAGACGTGCGCACCAGTGGTGAACGCAGAGAAGAGACACAGGGTGCATATTCGCAAACATCCAGTCGCCGTTTCTTTTTGTGTCTTTGATGAGTAAGTGAAGGATTTTCCGTTTGTGTGGCCATGACATCGGCACCCTGCACTTTCAAGGATGACGGGAATCCTTTGGTCTCTGTGCAGCTCCATAATGGTGGTCGACCCcacagtggaggaggagagtctGTCAACCGCTCGGCTAACGGTGGTGACGGATGAGGAAGAGCGGCTCTGCGCTGTCCACAAACCAGGTCAGACAGACCGTCAGTATTCTGTGCAATTTAAACTGTGTGGCTCTTTAATGGATACAATAGAAATTATATTTAGAAACCCCCCAATGTCAAAACTGCAGGGCGGATCTACCACTTGTCACCTTCTTCTGCATTGCAGGGATATTTTATCActtgaataaaaataacaaattatcattttGTTTAAGTTTAAATGATTTAGGAACCTGAGTACTCATTAAAAACCTTTACAGCCTTTTTTCTCCTGATGGGTTCACTTCATTCTGGGTTATTGACAGTTCTAGAAAAATCACAACTTATACCTTTAAACAGCTTAATGAAAATGATCTTTGAGTGTTTGTggcccttttgtttttttgtagaATAAAAACGTTTTGCCACGGCTGAAACTTGACTGAAATTCTACTTGCATTGCTCTGAAGTTTAACGAGAAGTTTTAGAGTTCAGTTCAACTCACCGCTAAGCAAAGGAGCTCACGCAGGATGAGGAAATCCAAACAAATGGTAGAGTTATGAAAAAAAGCAGAATGAAAACATTGATGCCTGCGATATTTCCTCTCCGATCCAGGAGGGACGCCGCTATCcggagagaagctgcaggagtgCATCAGCAAAGCAACGGTGAGACAGCGAGAGATCCAGGCCCTCATCGACCGTGTCATGTCGAGTGTAAAACCCTCACAATAAAGAGCCTCACACATGCATTTTTATCTAAAAGCTGTATTTTCCAATGtcaatatatattctttttttttaataacaataaaactgcTGACAGACTGCTTAAAAAAATTCTCTGTGTCCAGAAATGTCTCACAAGAATACACTCGATgcctttttcaaaatgtgctgtACAAAAGCAGATACGCCATCTTGCATTTAGATTTTGAGTCCCTCGGTTGAGCCCTGTGCTGAGACGGCAGACAG
Proteins encoded in this region:
- the exosc8 gene encoding exosome complex component RRP43 — translated: MAAGFKIAEPLEYHRRFLKENCRPDGRELLEFRTTTLNIGSISTACGSAVVKLGNTTVICGIKGELANPTVEAPGKGYIVPNVDLPPLCSSRFRPGPPGEQAQAASQFIADVIESAEIIRTEDLCVERGKLCWVLYCDLMCLDYDGNVLDACVLALLAALKDTQLPEVTISTETCAPVVNAEKRHRVHIRKHPVAVSFCVFDDSIMVVDPTVEEESLSTARLTVVTDEEERLCAVHKPGGTPLSGEKLQECISKATVRQREIQALIDRVMSSVKPSQ
- the alg5 gene encoding dolichyl-phosphate beta-glucosyltransferase; this encodes MEHLCDTVPALVALAALVLIVVLLMAHLTAGKLSLMRHEKEKYFITASGEKEPFPSLHDPHSRQLSVVIPAYNEELRMPVMLDEAMEYLENRQRRHPFFTYEVIVVDDGSTDETTEVAMRHTGRYGADKLRVLTLVKNRGKGGAVRMGTMSSRGKLILMADADGATKFPDIEKLEVALDDLNPKPENMAIACGSRAHLEKQSVAKRSVFRSFLMYGFHFLVWFFCVRGISDTQCGFKLFTREAALKTFSSLHVERWAFDVELLYIAQCFNIPIAEVAVNWTEIEGSKLVPFWSWLQMGRDLVFIRLRYITGAWKLQSPIKTD